The proteins below come from a single Miscanthus floridulus cultivar M001 chromosome 1, ASM1932011v1, whole genome shotgun sequence genomic window:
- the LOC136486817 gene encoding serine/threonine-protein kinase STY13-like codes for MPRLSCKFADPDSVVSSAPAAVRRVRPDTMSCGSDGCRDGGSSGSEEFRRPRPSKVAADDSVAPARSSDAAAPASWIDRKLLVDPKMLFVGDKIGEGAHGKVYKGKYGDQIVAIKVLNRGSTPEEKATLEARFIREVNMMCKVKHENLVKFIGACKEPLMVIVSELLPGMSLKSYLHSIRPSQLDTHTAISYALDIAHAMDCLHANGIIHRDLKPDNLLLTANRKKLKLTDFGLAREETVTEMMTAETGTYRWMAPELYSTVTLRRGEKKHYTNKVDVYSFGIVLWELLTNRMPFEGMSNLQAAYAAAFQQKRPALPEETPQELVFIVQSCWVEDPAMRPSFSQIIRMLETFLMTIPPPPLSEPNEDESEETRSSLSSRSSSGSSLVSRATSKLLVVRHLFASKKTGNGKA; via the exons ATGCCTCGGCTGTCCTGCAAGTTCGCGGACCCCGACAGCGTCGTTTCCTCAGCGCCGGCGGCGGTGCGCCGCGTGCGTCCAGACACGATGAGCTGCGGCAGCGACGGGTGCCGGgacggcggcagcagcggcagcgaggAGTTCAGGCGGCCGCGGCCCAGCAAGGTCGCCGCTGATGATTCGGTGGCGCCCGCACGGAGCTCGGATGCCGCGGCGCCGGCGTCCTGGATCGACAGGAAGCTGCTTGTCGATCCCAAGATGCTGTTCGTTGGGGACAAGATTGGGGAGGGCGCTCATGGCAAGGTCTACAAGGGGAA GTATGGTGATCAAATTGTAGCGATAAAGGTTCTTAACCGTGGCAGTACCCCTGAAGAAAAAGCAACACTTGAAGCCCGTTTCATTCGAGAAGTAAATATGATGTGTAAAGTGAAACATGAGAATCTTGTCAAG TTCATTGGAGCTTGCAAGGAACCATTGATGGTGATTGTTAGTGAGCTACTACCAGGGATGTCACTGAAAAGTTACCTGCACAGCATTCGGCCTAGCCAACTAGATACACACACTGCAATCAGCTATGCTCTGGACATAGCTCATGCAATGGACTGTTTACATGCCAATGGCATAATACATAGAGACCTGAAACCTG ATAATTTATTGCTTACAGCAAATCGTAAGAAACTGAAACTTACTGATTTTGGACTTGCACGTGAAGAAACTGTGACTGAAATGATGACGGCTGAAACTGGGACTTACCGATGGATGGCCCCAGAG CTATACAGCACAGTCACACTTCGACGTGGTGAGAAAAAGCATTACACAAATAAAGTGGATGTGTACAGCTTTGGCATTGTTTTGTGGGAATTGTTGACCAATAGAATGCCATTTGAAGGCATGTCGAATCTACAGGCTGCATATGCTGCTGCTTTTCAG CAAAAGCGCCCAGCTCTCCCTGAGGAGACCCCCCAGGAGCTTGTGTTCATAGTACAATCATGCTGGGTCGAGGATCCTGCCATGCGACCCAGTTTCAGCCAGATCATCCGAATGCTTGAAACTTTCCTGATGACAATACCTCCGCCTCCGCTTTCAGAACCAAATGAAGACGAGTCGGAAGAAACAAGGTCGTCACTGAGCAGTAGgagctcctctggctcctcgctCGTTTCTCGTGCGACAAGCAAGCTCTTGGTCGTCCGCCACCTCTTCGCCTCAAAGAAGACAGGCAATGGGAAGGCGTGA
- the LOC136486872 gene encoding transcription elongation factor TFIIS-like, producing the protein MERELLETFDAAKKAADATAADGDSPEADRCLDALRRLRGIRVNTDILVSTQVGKHFRPLTKHPHSGIQAVAADLFGYWKKVVLEESGKKNGGSENERSSDSSGKVEKVRPMKVEKNSASASMKVEKRDVDVRGQKPDNVKVEKTASNGSRTQSVKVERVSKEVSRTPDAKKPASTPSGPPKLTSLVKCNDPTRDKIRELLAEAFAKVSRETSNDDRDEVRNILDEVDGCDPFRVAVKVESALFERLGRSTGAHKTKYRSIMFNLRAENNTDFRRRVLIGEVTPEGLPDISPDEMASDARKQENMQIKEKALFECERGGAPKATTDQFKCGRCGQRKTTYYQLQTRSADEPMTTFVTCVNCNNHWKFC; encoded by the exons ATGGAGAGGGAGCTGCTGGAGACGTTCGATGCGGCCAAGAAGGCTGCCGACGCTACGGCAGCGGACGGCGACTCGCCGGAGGCTGACCGCTGCCTCGACGCGCTGCGCCGGCTGCGCGGCATACGCGTCAACACCGACATCCTCGTCTCCACGCAG GTTGGCAAACATTTTCGACCCCTTACTAAGCACCCTCACTCAGGCATCCAGGCAGTCGCTGCAGACCTTTTTGGGTACTGGAAAAAGGTTGTCCTTGAAGAGTCAGGAAAGAAAAATGGTGGCTCAGAGAATGAAAGATCAAGTGACTCTTCTGGAAAGGTTGAGAAGGTGAGGCCCATGAAGGTTGAAAAGAATTCTGCATCAGCAAGCATGAAGGTTGAGAAAAGAGATGTGGATGTTAGGGGTCAGAAGCCTGACAATGTCAAAGTTGAGAAGACCGCTAGCAATGGTTCCAGAACTCAATCTGTGAAGGTTGAAAGGGTATCCAAAGAAGTCAGTAGAACTCCTGATGCAAAGAAGCCAGCATCCACCCCCAGCGGTCCCCCAAAGCTTACATCTCTTGTCAAATGCAACGATCCTACCCGAGATAAAATCCGGGAACTACTTGCTGAAGCTTTTGCAAAGGTTTCCAGAGAGACTAGTAATGATGACCGAGATGAAGTGAGAAACATCTTGGATGAAGTTGATGGATGTGACCCATTCAGAGTTGCTGTGAAAGTAGAGTCTGCACTATTTGAGAGGCTTGGACGTTCCACCGGGGCTCACAAGACAAAATATAGGTCAATCATGTTCAACCTGAGGGCTGAAAACAACACTGATTTCCGGAGAAGGGTTCTTATTGGTGAAGTGACGCCAGAGGGGCTTCCAGACATATCTCCTGATGAGATGGCTAGTGATGCAAGGAAGCAAGAGAATATGCAGATTAAGGAGAAGGCTCTGTTTGAGTGTGAGCGGGGAGGAGCACCGAAGGCAACGACGGATCAGTTCAAGTGTGGCAGATGTGGTCAGCGGAAGACAACTTACTATCAGCTGCAGACTCGGAGTGCTGATGAACCGATGACGACATTCGTCACATGTGTGAACTGCAACAATCATTGGAAGTTCTGCTGA